Proteins encoded within one genomic window of Fuerstiella sp.:
- a CDS encoding NUDIX domain-containing protein, with protein MVDVRDEWFDVVDEHDHVICQKQRSEVHESRMLHRAVHIFVYRADGRLLIHKRPRSKEEFPGVWTSSACGHVSAGENYTAAAVRELTEELGVSSPLRRCQKFQACPETSMEFTVLYECQWNREISPDPDEIEQVRWVKTDELVAEIQANPHVFSPAFRLLFGWHCQSQNS; from the coding sequence ATGGTCGACGTCAGGGACGAATGGTTTGATGTTGTTGATGAACACGATCATGTGATTTGCCAGAAACAACGCTCTGAAGTTCATGAATCACGGATGCTGCACCGTGCTGTCCACATTTTTGTGTACCGGGCAGATGGACGGCTGCTGATTCATAAGAGACCCCGTTCAAAAGAAGAGTTCCCCGGAGTATGGACCTCATCGGCTTGCGGGCACGTGAGTGCCGGTGAAAACTACACGGCAGCAGCCGTTCGGGAACTTACTGAAGAACTTGGCGTCAGCAGTCCGCTGCGTCGGTGTCAAAAATTCCAGGCCTGTCCCGAAACCAGTATGGAATTTACGGTGTTGTATGAATGCCAGTGGAACCGTGAAATTTCACCGGATCCGGACGAGATTGAGCAGGTCAGGTGGGTTAAGACTGATGAGCTGGTTGCCGAAATTCAGGCAAATCCACATGTGTTTTCACCGGCATTCCGGTTGTTGTTTGGCTGGCACTGTCAAAGTCAAAACAGCTAG